The following is a genomic window from Aquificota bacterium.
ACCGCCTTTTGAAAAGAGGCAGAAAGATCTTCCTTTGAGTAGCTTCCCTCTTCTATTATCCTCCTTACTGCAGTTTTTAGACCACTAAAGGACATATTCAAACTATCATCCTCTATCATAGGCCTTGGAAGGCTATACACAGGCCTTCCTTCTTTGGCCAGTTTGTCTATTATTGGGCCTCCGGGATAGCCAAGTCCCATAAGCTTGGCAGTCTTATCATAGCTTTCTCCTACCGCATCATCAAGAGTTCCACCGAGGAAGGTGTATTTCCCAAAGTCCTCCACAAGGTAGAGGTCCGTATGTCCTCCGGAGACTATGAAGGCAAGGAAGGGATATTCTACAGGCCTTTCAAGAAAAACGGAATATATATGACCTTCCAGATGATGCACTGGCACCAAGGGCTTTTTAAGGTAGTAGGCCAGGGCCTTGGCAAAGCTCACACCTACCACAAGGGAGAGTATCAAACCAGGTGTTAAAGTAAAAGATATAAAATCTATCTTTTTTACGTCAAAGCCTGTGTCCTTTAAAAGTTTGTCAAATAGAGGTAAGAGGTTCCTTGTATGCTCCCTTGCAGAAAGCTCTGGAACCACGCCACCGTAAGGAAAATGCACCTTAGCTTGAGATAGGATAATATCTCCTATTACTCCTTTTTCATCCGAGTATATACAAAGGGCCGTTTCATCACAAGAAGTTTCAACCGCCAGTGTGTGCATAGTCTCTACCGGTTTTTATTATCTCCATGGCCTTACGAAGCTGAGGGTCAAGGGATGGTTCAAGAACAAGGCCAGTAGCACCATGAAGCTTTTTCTGCCTTATGAACTCTTGCAATTTTTCTTCCTCTTGTTCACTCATCTTTACTTCCACATCTGGTTGTATGCCTTTCTTGTCTATAAGTCTTCCGAGGGGCGTGTAATAATGGGCTATGGTTAGCTTTATAGCAGAACCATCTTCAAGAGGGATTATATTTTGAACAGAAGCCTTACCAAAGGTCTTTTCTCCTACAAGTATGGCCCTCTTATGGTCCTGGAGGGCGCCAGCTACTATCTCGGATGCGCTGGCAGAACCCTTGTTTACCAAAACTACTAAAGGCATATTTTCTGGCATAAGGGGCTTCCTTCTTGAGAAATATTTATTTACCTCTCCCTTCTTGGTTTTTGTATACACTATCAACTTGCCTTCCTTTATGAACAGTTCTGAAACATTTATAGCTTCCGTAAGGAGACCTCCTGGGTCATTTCTTAAGTCCAAAATTATGCCCTTTACACCTTGAGCTGTTAAGCTCTTAATAGCTTTCTCCATTTCTCTTCCCACACCATCTGTAAACTGAGAAAGCCTTATATAACCAACATCCCCAATTTTCGTCCATTTAACACTTTCAACCTTTATTATGGCGCGTTCTAATTCAACTTTGAG
Proteins encoded in this region:
- the tsaD gene encoding tRNA (adenosine(37)-N6)-threonylcarbamoyltransferase complex transferase subunit TsaD is translated as MHTLAVETSCDETALCIYSDEKGVIGDIILSQAKVHFPYGGVVPELSAREHTRNLLPLFDKLLKDTGFDVKKIDFISFTLTPGLILSLVVGVSFAKALAYYLKKPLVPVHHLEGHIYSVFLERPVEYPFLAFIVSGGHTDLYLVEDFGKYTFLGGTLDDAVGESYDKTAKLMGLGYPGGPIIDKLAKEGRPVYSLPRPMIEDDSLNMSFSGLKTAVRRIIEEGSYSKEDLSASFQKAVMDVLERKALLAMEKTGIKRLVIVGGVSANSELRKRFSELSQRLGFELYIPHPKLSTDNAQMIAYAGMERFKRGITVPDDINPEPNMPLEVFGKLWS
- a CDS encoding S41 family peptidase → MRSFKLLSLLIATFVAGFLLGNAGASQANRPEDDYKYFRLFTDVFKTVKENYVSDVSTKDLIYGALNGMMRSLDPFSAFFTPEQYKEFRQETEGEFGGVGIEIGMEKGRPIVISPIEGTPAFRAGIRAGDIIVEIDGEDTSNMTLMDVVRKIRGKPGTKVTLTIVRKGLDKPLKVELERAIIKVESVKWTKIGDVGYIRLSQFTDGVGREMEKAIKSLTAQGVKGIILDLRNDPGGLLTEAINVSELFIKEGKLIVYTKTKKGEVNKYFSRRKPLMPENMPLVVLVNKGSASASEIVAGALQDHKRAILVGEKTFGKASVQNIIPLEDGSAIKLTIAHYYTPLGRLIDKKGIQPDVEVKMSEQEEEKLQEFIRQKKLHGATGLVLEPSLDPQLRKAMEIIKTGRDYAHTGG